Within Bradymonas sediminis, the genomic segment TGGTCGGGCTGGTGAGCATCGGCATGCCGATGCTTCGCTATGGCGGGCATATTCCCCCGCCGAGTGTATTCCGAGCGATGATCCTCTTCGGTGCGACCTTCGCGCTCGGTACGATTTTCTGGCAGGGCCTGCTACAGGGGAGACTTCTCGCTGGATTGGGACACTCGACCTCCGCGCGTTTTCTGCGCATCTTTATCGTGAGCGCCGTCGCGGCTCTTCTGCAGTTGTCGCATCTGTTTACGTATGAATCTTCCCTGCTCGTGTTAAGGATTCGCGACTTCTTTATTATCTACCTGGTGGTCGCGCTATTCTACGAGCAGGGGTATGCGCATAAGCGTTGTGCTGGGGTCGCTGCGCTGCTGGGGGCGGTCTACGCCTTGGCGAATCATTTCGAATTCCTCTAAGGACGACCCTTTTTAGGGGTGAGGATACGCCGGCCAATATCAGTCGAAGAAGCGGCGGGCGTTGGTGATCGGCGGCACAAGGGAGCCGATCCCAATCTCGGTGATCGTCGCCTGCATGGACTCTGTGGGGGCGGCATCGTGCGGTGAGTCGGCCCGCCAGATCTGGCGCTCCAAATCCCGCTCACGCCGGGCGATCGGGACAAGCAGCGCGTAGTCGTGTAACTCGGCCGCCCCGATGCGCGCTTCGGCGAGCAGCGCCTGCGCCTGACCGATCGCCCCGCGCGCGGTGTGTACATCGGCGTTAAATATCTGGCATAACACCTCGGCCCGTCGCAGGCCCTTGGCCTTGGCGGCGGCGAGCAGCGGCGCAAATGCCTCTCCGCGCGCGCGAAATTCATGCTCCAATAATTGCAAATAAATCACGTGGGCGCGCACGGCCAATTCGGCGCCGGGGCTATTGCGCGACGCGGCCATTTCCATGGCCTCGCTCAATTGCTTGTAGGCCTGGTTCGAGTCGCCGGCGTCAAACGCGACATAGGCAAGGCGTATCGTCGCGTCGATCCACAACTCGGTATGCCCGATCAACTGTGCCATCGCCTCGGCGGCCTCAAAGTGGCGTGCGGCCGCGCGAAATTGCAGCCGCGCCAGGCTCAAATCACCCAGGTAGAATCGTATCCTCGCCTGTTGCAGCCGCTCCCCCGAGGCCAGCGAGCGAGCCAGGGCTTGCTCGTAGAATTCGGTCGCGGCGTCCAACTCGCCCAGCGCCGCGAAGGCGCGCGCCAGGCCAATCTGCGCCGGATCTGGGTCGGCGAATTCTGCGAAATCGATATGCCCCGCGCGCTCCGCTTCCATCGGCAAGGTCTCGCGTGAAAACTCGCGTTGCGCCTGGCGCAGCCGCAGCGCGCGGTGATAATTGTCGCGCGACGCCTTGAAGTCCCCCTCGGCATAGTTCGCCTCGCCTAATTCGACCAAAACCTCTTCGATTTCGTCGGCCGAGTTTATCTTTTCGAAGACTTTAAGCGCCGATTGCAATTGTGCCCGCGCCGCCTCAAAGGAGCCCGCCTGCATATGCACCCTCGCCATAAATCGGCCCAGGCGCGCGTGGAGCACGGCGTTTTGCAAGCGCTGCGAGCGGTTCAGCGCGAGGCCCAGCAATTCCTTGGCTTCGCTAAATTTGCCGCTCATCAGCGCGCAATGGCCCATCGCGCCGATCGCGGCGACGAAGGCCGCAGGGTTTTTACTCTCGCGAAAACTGTCGCGGGCGTGGCGATAATGCGTACGCGCGGCGACATAGCGCTTCTGGGAGACCGCGAGGTCGCCGAGGATCTTAAACGCGCGCCCGCGCACCGAAGCTGGGCTCGGCCCATTGGGCGCCACCGCGCGGGCGAGCGCGTCCTGGGCTGCCCCCTGCTCGCCGAGCTTGGCATGTGTCTCGCCCAGGCGAATCCAAATCTCGCCGGGCTCAAACCCCAGCGCTTCTTCCTCGGCCTGGTCGGGCCAGGGCGAGAAGTCCTCCTTCAGCGACGCAAGCTTTAGATAATATTGGAGCGCCTCGCGGCCGTCAGCCTTCGCCGCGGCATCTTCGGCCGCCGCCCATAATAGCCCCATTGCCTGACGGTGCTGCTCGGCGCGGACCAGGTGATCGACGACCCGGGTGAGGTTCTCCCCGCGCGGCGCCGGATCGTACTCGAGCAGCAGCGCCGCGATATCTCGATGCGTCTGAACTGGCTCGACCAGGGTGTCGAATCCATCGCGCAATTGGCGGGCAAAGCCCGGATTGCAAAACGACAGCGAGTCGCCCGAGGTCGCGCCGGTCCGGGTGGCGTGGGTGTCGCGTTTGATGATCCCGTAGCGCTCCGCCTGGTCGATGACGAAGTCGACCAGGCCCATATACTGCGTCGGGAGGACGCGCGCGCGCGCCATCGTCCACAGCTCCAGGGGCACCGCGTCGCCGAACTGGGCCAGGAATCCCAAGATCGTGTCGAAAGCGATATCACCCGCGTCCTTTTTGGGCGCTGCCGCGACAGGCTCGAGGTCTGAGAAGATCTCAACCGATGGAGGCTTGCTCCTTGGATCGGCTTCAACGGGCGTTTCGAGCGCTTGAGGAGCGTCCTGAGCGGCGGCCCGGCCGCCCAGATTCTTAAGGGTTTTGCGATCCTTCTTCGACCCCGGGCGCTCCTCGCCCATATAGGGAATGAAGGCGTCATGGAGCAGGTGCTCCAGGAGTTTCGCCGCGTTCGGGATGCGTTGCTCAGGGTCCTTGATGGTGCATTTGGCGATCAGCGGTGAGAAGGGCGTCTGGTCCAGGGGCGGCGGCAATTGAAGCGGCGGATCGTTGATCTGGCGCATCATGACGTCCATCGGCGTGAGCGTTTCGTCGTAGGCGGCATGGCCGGTGAGCATCTCAAAGGCGATATGCCCCAGGCCGTAGACGTCGACCGCCGTGGTGATGGTCTTGGCCATCGCCTGCTCGGGCGCCATATACAGTGGCGTGCCGAAGACGGTACCGCGTTGCGTCAGCGGGGCCATCGCGCGCGATGCATTGGTAAAATTCGTGATGGCCTTGGAGACGCCGAAGTCCAATACCTTGACGAACTCTGAGCCGTCAGCCTGCCTAACCAGAAAAATATTCTCCGGCTTTAGGTCCCGGTGCACCAACCCGAGCCGATGCGCCTCGGAGAGGCTGCGGCAGCATTGGGCCAGGATCCGCCAGGCCCGGCCGGGATCCATGGGCTTGCCGGTGCGCACGACATCGGCCAGGTCCTCGCCCTCGAGCAGCTCCATGGCGATATAGCACAGCCCGTCGTCGGTATGCCCGTAGTCGAAGAGGCGAATGGTGTTGGGGTGGGACAGGTGGCTGGCAAATAGGGCTTCGCGGCGGAAGCGCTCGACGGTCTTCTCGTCGTCGGAGGCCGTTGATTTGAGCACTTTGAGCGCCACAAAGCGTTGCATCGACTCCTGGTGAGCTCGGTACACGACCGAGAATCCCCCCAGGCCGATCTGCTCGACGATGCGAAAACGCCCGGCGATCATATCGCCGGGCTTTAGCAATTCTTCGATCGCAGATGAACGCATGCCCATGGTTTTATGTACTCAACTTAACAGGTCGGTGAGATAATATTTCGCGCTGCAACAGCTCATCGTAAAGAAGATTATCATTGGCAGCGCTAAATCGGCAACCGGGGCTGTTGCGTCTTTGGAACATCGTGATAAAGATTGCCCCGTTCTGTCAGAATGTTGGAAGAAAATTACACTCAGCGAAGGATTCGAGAAATGCGAACCGAAGTCGTTATGCCCCAGATGGGTGAGTCGGTGGCCGAAGGGACCCTGACCGTCTGGCTCAAAGAGGTCGGAGACCAGGTCGAGCGCAACGAGCCGCTTTTTGAGATCACGACCGACAAGGTTGATGCCGAGGTGCCCAGCCCCGTAACCGGCGTGCTGGTCGAGAAGCTCGTAGAGCCCGGCCAGACGGTCGAGATTAATACGCTCGTCGCGATCGTCGACAGCGAGGCGAAGCCCGGTGAAGTGGTCGAGTCGGCCAAAGAGGCCGCGCCAAAGGCCGAGCCTGCTGCGCAAGCCGAAGCCGCGCGTCCTGCCCGCGGCGCCGCGCCGATGCGCGCAAACTTGGCCGCAGACGGCGCCGGCAGCGGTGAATTTCCCAGCCGCGCCGAGCTGCGCCGTACCCGCTCGACCCCGCTGGTGCGCCGCATCGCCGACGAGCATGGCATCTCCGATCTCTCGGCGATCCCCGGCTCCGGCTTGTCCGGCCGCGTGACCCGCGATGATATCGAGACCTGGATCGACCAGGGGCGCCACAAGAGCGCGCCTCGCCCGGCGCCCGCCGCCGCCCAGCGCCCCGCGATTCACGCCCCCGACGTGCATATCGGTGAGCGTGACACCGTCGAATTTATGTCCCCGCAGCGCAAGATGATCGCGGAGCATATGATCGCCTCCAAGGCCATCAGCCCGCACGCTTATACGATCCACGAGGTCGACTTCTCGCGCGTCGTGGCCGCGCGCAAGGCGCTCAAGGCCGAATTCGCCGAGCGCGGCGTGAAGCTTACCTTCACTGCCTTTTTGGTCAAGACCATCGCCCAGGCGCTGGCCGAATTCCCGATGATCAACGCCGCGATGAGCGGCGAGAGCATCGTGCACCGCGGCGACATCAATATCGGCATGGCGGTCGCGCTCGAGCAGAGCCTGATCGTCCCGGTGGTCAAAAACGTCGATGAGTTGAGCCTGCTGGGCGTCGCCCGCGCGGTCAACGATATCGCCGAGCGCGCGCGCACCAAGCGCCTCAAGCCCGACGAAGTCAAGGGCGGGACCTTCACGCTGTCGAACCACGGCGTCTTCGGCCCCGAGTTCGGCATCCCGATCATCAACCAGCCTCAGGCGGCGATTATGAGCACCGGCGCGATTAAGAAGCGCGTGGTCGTCGACCAGAAGACCGACGCCATTATGGTGCGCCCGACCTCGCTGTGGTGCCTGTCCTTTGACCACCGCATCATCGACGGGGCGAGCGCAGATAAGTTCATGCTGCGCATGCGCGAGATTATCGAG encodes:
- a CDS encoding serine/threonine-protein kinase, with protein sequence MRSSAIEELLKPGDMIAGRFRIVEQIGLGGFSVVYRAHQESMQRFVALKVLKSTASDDEKTVERFRREALFASHLSHPNTIRLFDYGHTDDGLCYIAMELLEGEDLADVVRTGKPMDPGRAWRILAQCCRSLSEAHRLGLVHRDLKPENIFLVRQADGSEFVKVLDFGVSKAITNFTNASRAMAPLTQRGTVFGTPLYMAPEQAMAKTITTAVDVYGLGHIAFEMLTGHAAYDETLTPMDVMMRQINDPPLQLPPPLDQTPFSPLIAKCTIKDPEQRIPNAAKLLEHLLHDAFIPYMGEERPGSKKDRKTLKNLGGRAAAQDAPQALETPVEADPRSKPPSVEIFSDLEPVAAAPKKDAGDIAFDTILGFLAQFGDAVPLELWTMARARVLPTQYMGLVDFVIDQAERYGIIKRDTHATRTGATSGDSLSFCNPGFARQLRDGFDTLVEPVQTHRDIAALLLEYDPAPRGENLTRVVDHLVRAEQHRQAMGLLWAAAEDAAAKADGREALQYYLKLASLKEDFSPWPDQAEEEALGFEPGEIWIRLGETHAKLGEQGAAQDALARAVAPNGPSPASVRGRAFKILGDLAVSQKRYVAARTHYRHARDSFRESKNPAAFVAAIGAMGHCALMSGKFSEAKELLGLALNRSQRLQNAVLHARLGRFMARVHMQAGSFEAARAQLQSALKVFEKINSADEIEEVLVELGEANYAEGDFKASRDNYHRALRLRQAQREFSRETLPMEAERAGHIDFAEFADPDPAQIGLARAFAALGELDAATEFYEQALARSLASGERLQQARIRFYLGDLSLARLQFRAAARHFEAAEAMAQLIGHTELWIDATIRLAYVAFDAGDSNQAYKQLSEAMEMAASRNSPGAELAVRAHVIYLQLLEHEFRARGEAFAPLLAAAKAKGLRRAEVLCQIFNADVHTARGAIGQAQALLAEARIGAAELHDYALLVPIARRERDLERQIWRADSPHDAAPTESMQATITEIGIGSLVPPITNARRFFD
- a CDS encoding dihydrolipoamide acetyltransferase family protein, whose translation is MRTEVVMPQMGESVAEGTLTVWLKEVGDQVERNEPLFEITTDKVDAEVPSPVTGVLVEKLVEPGQTVEINTLVAIVDSEAKPGEVVESAKEAAPKAEPAAQAEAARPARGAAPMRANLAADGAGSGEFPSRAELRRTRSTPLVRRIADEHGISDLSAIPGSGLSGRVTRDDIETWIDQGRHKSAPRPAPAAAQRPAIHAPDVHIGERDTVEFMSPQRKMIAEHMIASKAISPHAYTIHEVDFSRVVAARKALKAEFAERGVKLTFTAFLVKTIAQALAEFPMINAAMSGESIVHRGDINIGMAVALEQSLIVPVVKNVDELSLLGVARAVNDIAERARTKRLKPDEVKGGTFTLSNHGVFGPEFGIPIINQPQAAIMSTGAIKKRVVVDQKTDAIMVRPTSLWCLSFDHRIIDGASADKFMLRMREIIENWSV